From a region of the Lentilactobacillus curieae genome:
- the fabI gene encoding enoyl-ACP reductase FabI: MDGILTGKTIVVMGVANKRSIAWGCTNALINQGAKVVLTYQNDRIKESLQRFVPEDLDLIECDVAEDSNIEVAFKEIGDKYGKIDGVIHAIAFADKETLTNGVINTKKDGYDLAQNISAYSFIAVSRYAKQYLNNPGSIITLTYFGSIRAIPNYNMMGIAKAALESSVRYLAKELGEDGIRVNAISAGAVKTLAVTGIKGHSDLLKMSQGFTVDNVSVTTDEIGNVAAFLMSDLSTGMTGDTLFVDKGVHLM, from the coding sequence ATGGACGGGATTTTAACTGGTAAGACCATCGTGGTTATGGGTGTTGCCAACAAGAGAAGTATTGCTTGGGGATGTACTAATGCCTTGATTAACCAAGGTGCTAAAGTAGTACTTACTTATCAAAACGATCGAATCAAGGAAAGCTTGCAAAGATTTGTTCCTGAAGATCTTGATTTGATCGAATGTGATGTTGCTGAAGATAGTAATATCGAAGTAGCATTTAAAGAAATTGGTGACAAGTACGGCAAGATTGATGGGGTTATCCACGCCATTGCATTTGCTGATAAGGAAACTTTGACTAACGGAGTAATCAACACTAAAAAGGACGGTTACGACCTTGCCCAAAACATTAGTGCATACTCGTTCATCGCCGTTTCAAGATACGCCAAACAATACTTAAACAATCCAGGTAGTATCATTACCCTTACTTACTTCGGTTCAATTCGCGCTATCCCTAACTACAACATGATGGGTATCGCTAAGGCCGCCCTTGAATCAAGTGTTCGTTACTTAGCTAAAGAGTTAGGTGAAGACGGAATTCGCGTTAATGCTATTTCTGCAGGAGCTGTTAAGACACTTGCTGTTACAGGTATCAAGGGGCACAGTGACTTATTGAAGATGTCTCAAGGATTTACAGTTGATAATGTCAGTGTTACTACCGACGAAATCGGTAATGTGGCTGCATTCTTGATGAGTGACTTATCTACTGGAATGACTGGTGATACCTTGTTTGTTGATAAAGGTGTTCACTTGATGTAA